The Penaeus vannamei isolate JL-2024 chromosome 13, ASM4276789v1, whole genome shotgun sequence genome window below encodes:
- the Bap55 gene encoding actin-like protein 6B, with the protein MSGGVYGGDEVGALVFDPGFSSLRVGYAGEDSPKFDIPSCVGVTENQETNEKKYFIDTVALHVPRKGCEVSNYMKDGMIEDWDTFEKVLDYSYEKCIKSEPQYHPILFSEAPWNARGKRERLCELLFEKYQVPAFFLVKSAVLAAFANGRSTGLVLDSGATHTSAVPVHDGYVLQHAIVKSPLGGDFLLNQANSYLVESGVDLIPPYMITDKQVVKEGDRPKWTKKNNLSEVTTSWHNYMKREVVRDFQQTMLHCSESPYEEEAINSIPTEPYEFPTGYNMEYGTERYRITESLFDPSYIKGVGSTMLGMSHVVSTSIGLCDIDLRPSLYSGVIVTGGNSLLNGFVERLNRDLSSRTPPNMRFKLISATGSTERRFGSWIGGSILASLGSFQQMWVSKQEYEESGKSQVDRKCP; encoded by the exons ATGAGGTAGGGGCCCTGGTGTTCGACCCAGGCTTCTCTTCCCTGCGTGTCGGCTATGCTGGTGAGGATTCACCCAAATTTGACATTCCTTCCTGTGTTGGGGTGACAGAGAACCAGGAGACCAATGAGAAGAAATATTTTATCGACACAGTTGCTCTCCATGTGCCCAGAAAAG GATGTGAAGTGAGTAATTACATGAAGGATGGAATGATCGAAGACTGGGACACATTTGAGAAGGTCCTTGACTACTCATATGAAAAGTGCATCAAGAGTGAGCCTCAGTACCATCCCATCCTCTTCTCTGAGGCCCCG TGGAATGCACGTGGCAAGAGAGAACGTCTGTGCGAATTGCTCTTTGAAAAATATCAG GTCCCAGCTTTCTTCCTGGTTAAATCTGCAGTGTTGGCAGCATTTGCCAATGGAAGATCTACCGGGCTTGTGCTTGACTCTGGGGCCACACATACATCTGCAGTGCCAGTTCACGATGGATATGTTCTGCAGCATGCCATTGTGAAGTCGCCTTTAGGGGGAGATTTTCTCCTCAATCAG GCAAACAGTTACCTGGTGGAGTCTGGCGTAGACCTCATCCCACCATACATGATTACAGACAAGCAGGTGGTAAAGGAAGGTGACCGACCCAAgtggacaaagaaaaacaatttgTCTGAGGTTACCACGTCCTGGCACAACTACATGAAGAGAGAGGTAGTCAGAGATTTTCAGCAGACGATGCTCCACTGCTCAGAGTCACCCTATGAGGAAGAAGCCATCAACAGCATCCCCACAGAGCCCTACGAGTTTCCTACCGGTTATAATATG gAATATGGCACAGAGCGTTACCGGATCACAGAGAGCCTGTTTGACCCCAGCTACATCAAGGGTGTGGGCTCAACTATGCTGGGAATGTCACATGTCGTGTCCACCAGCATAGGTCTATGTGACATTGACCTCCGGCCCAGCCTTTACTCTGGGGTCATCGTAACAGGCGGGAACTCTCTTCTTAATGGCTTTGTGGAGCGCCTAAACCGTGACTTGTCGAGTCGAACACCACCAAACATGAGGTTTAAGCTGATCTCGGCAACAGGCTCAACAGAGAGGAGGTTTGGCTCATGGATTGGAGGTTCCATCCTGGCCTCCCTAGGCTCCTTCCAGCAGATGTGGGTGAGCAAGCAGGAATATGAGGAGTCTGGCAAATCACAGGTGGACCGAAAATGTCCGTAA